Part of the Oncorhynchus gorbuscha isolate QuinsamMale2020 ecotype Even-year unplaced genomic scaffold, OgorEven_v1.0 Un_scaffold_2863, whole genome shotgun sequence genome is shown below.
agtatctctgatccctcctctctgtctgtctccttctgtaagtatctctgatccctcctctctgtctgtctccttctgtaagtatctctgatccctcctctctgtctgtctccttctgtaagtatctctgatccctcctctctgtctgtctccttctgtaaatatctctgatccctcctctctgtctgtctccttctgtaagtatctctgatccctcctctctgtctgtctccttctgtaagtatctctgatccctcctctctgtctgtctccttctgtaagtatctctgatccctcctctctgtctgtctccttctgtaagtatctctgatccctcctctctgtctgtctccttctgtaagtatctctgtctccatctttctttctgtcttcctctctctttcacattctACTTtataataagtgtgtgtgtgtgtgtgtgtgtgtgtgtgtgtgtgtgtgtgtgtgtgtgtgtgtgtgtgtgtgtgtgtgtgtgtgtgtgtgtgtgtgtgtgtgtgtgtgtgtgtgtgtgtgtgtgtgtgtgtgtgtgtgtgtgtgtgtgtgtagggttgccGGACCCATTTGCAAAGGTAGTGGTGGATGGATCAGGACAGTGTCATTCTACAGACACAGTGAAGAGCACTCTGGACCCCAAATGGAACCAACACTATGACCTGTGAGTAAACCCACTGAAACCCACTGCGGCCCACTGAAACCCACTGCGACCCACTGAAACCCACTGCGGCCCACTGAAACCCACTGCGGCCCACTGAAACCCACTGCGGCACACTGAAACCCACTGCGGCCCACTGAAACCCACTGAAACCCACTGCGGCCCACTGAAACCCACTGCGGCCCACTGAAACCCACTGAAACCCACTGAAACCCACTGCGGCCCACTGAAACCCACTGAAACCCACTGAAACCCACTGAAACCCACTGAAACCCACTGAAACCCACTGCGGCCCACTGAAACCCACTGAAACCCACTGCACTGAAACCCACTGAAACCCACTGGCCCACTGAAACCCACTGAAACCCACTGCTGAAACACACTGAAACCCACTGAAACCCACTGAAACCCACTGAAACCCAAACTGAAAccactgaaacacactgaaacacactgaaacacactgaaacccactgaaacacactgaaacacactgaaacacactgacacactgaaaccactgaaacacactgaaacacactgaaacacactgaaacacactgaaacccactgaaacacactgaaacccactgaaacacactgaaacacactgaaacacactgaaacacactgaaacacactgaaacacactgaaacacactgaaacccactgaaacccactgaaacacactgaaacacactgaaacacactgaaacacactgaaacacacacataaagtTCTGATCCGGTTGATATCGTTCCGTTCACACTGAGACGGGTCAGAACACACAGTGGGCGTTGACACTGACCAAGAGGGGCTGATTTCTGGGGCACAGTCTGTTTCCCATTGATGACTTGTTTTTATTTCACTGCTCTCTCTTCTTGTCCGTTGTCTGTGTCCGTTGTctgtaccatgctgtgttgtcattagttgctgccatgttgttgtgttgctgccatgctgtgttgtcatgttgtgttgctgccatgctgtgttgtcatgttgtgttgctgccatgctgtgttgtcatgttgtgttgctgccatgctgtgttgtcatgttgtgttgctgccatgctgtgttgtcatgttgtgttgctaccatgctgtgttgtcatgttgtgttgctgccatgctgtgttgtcatgttgtgttgctgccatgctgtgttgtcattagttgctgccatgctgtcatgttgtgttgctgccatgctgtgttgtcattagttgctgccatgctgtgttgtcatcttGTGTTGCTGCCTCTCAGTCACctcctggagaaatgtaatcagCCACCAGGTGGTCATCCTGCCTCTCAGTCACctcctggagaaatgtaatcagCCACCAGGTGGTCATCCTGCCTCTCAGTCACctcctggagaaatgtaatcagCCACCAGGTGGTCATCCTGCCTCTCAGTCACctcctggagaaatgtaatcagCCACCAGGTGGTCatcctgccactcagtctcctcctggagaaatgtaatcagCCACCAGGTGGTCatcctgccactcagtctcctcctggagaaatgtaatcagCCACCAGGTGGACATCCTgcctctcagtctcctcctggagaaatgtaatcagCCACCAGGTGGTCATCCTgcctctcagtctcctcctggagaaatgtaatcagCCACCAGGTGGTCATCCTGCCTCTCAGTCACctcctggagaaatgtaatcagCCACCAGGTGGTCATcctgcctctgtctcctcctggagaaatgtaatcagCCACCAGGTGGTCatcctgccactcagtctcctcctggagaaatgtaatcagCCACCAGGTGGTCATcctgcctctgtctcctcctggagaaatgtaatcagCCACCAGGTGGTCATCCTGCCATCACTCCTCCTGGAGAAATGTAATGGCCACCAGGTGGTCATCCTGAAGATCTGTCTCctcctggagaaatgtaatcagCCACCAGGTGGTCATCCTGCCACTGTCTCctcctggagaaatgtaatcagCCACCAGGTGGTCatcctgccactcagtctcctcctggagaaatgtaatcagCCACCAGGTGGTCATCCTGCCTCAGCAGACTCctcctggagaaatgtaatcacCACCAGGTGGTCATCCTgcctctcagtctcctcctggagaaatgtaatcagCCACCAGGTGGTCATCCTGCCTCAGTCTCctcctggagaaatgtaatcagGACCAGGTGGTCATCCTgcctctcagtctcctcctggAGAAATGTAATGTAAGAGACACCAGGTGGTCATCCTGTATAGGACTCAGTCTCCTCCTGGAGAAATGTCAGCCACACGGGCGTCCAAAAGGCAGATttactgattgttatgaaaactgaaatggctacctctatcaaatgtgtgtgtgtgtgtgtgactgtgtgtgtgtgtgtgtgtgggctgtgtgtgtgtgtgtgtgtgtgtgtgtgtgtgtgtgtgtgtgtgtgtgtgtgtgggctgtgtagtgtgtgtgtgtgtgtgtgtgtgtaggtacatAGGGAAGACAGACTCCATCACCATCAGTGTGCTGTAAGAAGATCCACAAGCACAGGGCGCCGGGTTCctgggctgtataggactgatggctacctctatcagcagactgaaagacacgggctgtaagagacacacacacacacactgatggctacctctatcagcagactgaaagacacggctgtaagagacacacacacacacacacgggctgtaggactgatggctacctctatcagcagactgaaagacacgggctgtaagagacacacacacacacacacgggctgtataggactgatggctacctctatcagcagactgaaagacacgggctgtaagagacacacacacacacacgggctgtataggactgatggctacctctatcagcagactgaaagacacgggctgtaagagacacacacacacacacgggctgtataggactgatggctacctctatcagcagactgaaagacacgggctgtaagagacacacacacacacacacgggctgtataggactgatggctacctctatcagcagactgaaagacacgggctgtaagagacacacacacacacacgggctgtataggactgatggctacctctatcagcagactgaaagacacacacacacacacgggctgtaagagacacacacacacacacacgggctgtataggactgatggctacctctatcagcagactgaaagacacgggctgtaagagacacacacacacacacacgggctgtataggactgatggctacctctatcagcagactgaaagacacgggctgtaagagacacacacacacacacgggctgtataggactgatggctacctctatcagcagactgaaagacacgggctgtaagagacacacacacacacacgggctgtataggactgatggctacctctatcagcagactgaaagacacgggctgtaagagacacacacacacacacgggctgtataggactgatggctacctctatcagcagactgaaagacacgggctgtaagagacacacacacacacacactgtacgatggctgtaagagacacacacacacacacgggctgtataggactgatggctacctctatcagcagactgaaagacacgggctgtaagagacacacacacacacacacgggctgtaagagacacacacacacacacacgggctgtataggactgatggctacctctatcagcagactgaaagacacgggctgtaagagacacacacacacacacacgggctgtataggactgatggctacctctatcagcagactgaaagacacgggctgtaagagacacacacacacacacacgggctgtataggactgatggctaactctatcagcagactgaaagacacgggctgtaagagacacacacacacacacacgggctgtataggactgatggctaactctatcagcagactgaaagacacgggctgtaagagacacacacacacacacgggctgtataggactgatggctacctctatcagcagactgaaagacacgggctgtaagagacacacacacacacacacacgggctgggctgtataggactgatggctacctctatcagcagactgaaagacacgggctgtaagagacacacacacacacacgggctgtataggactgatggctaactctatcagcagactgaaagacacgggctgtaagagacacacacacacacacacacgggctgtataggactgatggctacctctatcagcagactgaaagacacgggctgtaagagacacacacacacacacacgggctgtataggactgatggctaactctatcagcagactgaaagacacgggctgtaagagacacacacacacacacacgggctgtataggactgatggctacctctatcagcagactgaaagacacgggctgtaagagacacacacacacacacgggctgtataggactgatggctaactctatcagcagactgaaagacacgggctgtaagagacacacacacacacacacgggctgtataggactgatggctacctctatcagcagactgaaagacacgggctgtaagagacacacacacacacacgggctgtataggactgatggctacctctatcagcagactgaaagacacgggctgtaagagacacacacacacacacgggctgtataggactgatggctacctctatcagcagactgaaagacacgggctgtaagagacacacacacacacacacacacgggctgtaagagacacacacacacacacgggctgtataggactgatggctacctctatcagcagactgaaagacacgggctgtaagagacacacacacacacacgggctgtaagagacacacacacacacacacgggctgtataggactgatggctacctctatcagcagactgaaagacacgggctgtaagagacacacacacacacacacacgggctgtataggactgatggctacctctatcagcagactgaaagacacgggctgtaagagacacacacacacacacgggctgtataggactgatggctaactctatcagcagactgaaagacacgggctgtaagagacacacacacacacacacgggctgtataggactgatggctaactctatcagcagactgaaagacacgggctgtaagagacacacacacacacacacgggctgtataggactgatggctacctctatcagcagactgaaagacacgggctgtaagagacacacacacacacacacgggctgtataggactgatggctacctctatcagcagactgaaagacacgggctgtaagagacacacacacacacacgggctgtataggactgatggctaactctatcagcagactgaaagacacg
Proteins encoded:
- the LOC124026876 gene encoding E3 ubiquitin-protein ligase SMURF1-like, producing the protein MSGPGSRRTGSSIKIRLTVLCAKNLAKKDFFRLPDPFAKVVVDGSGQCHSTDTVKSTLDPKWNQHYDLYIGKTDSITISVL